In Vulpes lagopus strain Blue_001 chromosome 1, ASM1834538v1, whole genome shotgun sequence, a genomic segment contains:
- the SPATA45 gene encoding spermatogenesis-associated protein 45, whose translation MTSTNRTSEIIEKLKEGRQRLLEEINEKRESNCFVERSNQVSSLRVQKRHFSTAYQSSTHTQIKESVPDSGRSSWIKRSLLAHPEKKHFPAKSNAIFG comes from the coding sequence ATGACTTCTACAAACAGGACCAGTGAAATAATTGAAAAGCTTAAAGAAGGCAGACAACGTCtcctggaagaaataaatgaaaagcgtGAATCCAACTGCTTTGTGGAAAGAAGCAATCAAGTTAGCTCACTGAGAGTTCAAAAGAGGCATTTCAGCACCGCCTATCAGTCCTCTACTCACACTCAAATTAAAGAATCTGTTCCTGACAGTGGCAGGAGCTCGTGGATTAAACGGAGTCTCCTTGCTCACCCAGAGAAAAAGCACTTTCCTGCAAAAA